In Ferrigenium kumadai, the DNA window CATGTTACCGCACACTTCGTCCAAGGCGCTGGCGGGCTGATCGATCTGCCGCTCAAGCTGCACAGACAGAGTGCAGTTGAGGCCGATGCCGATCACCACCGCACTCGGGCCGAGCATGTCGCCCTGCGCCTCGATCAATACGCCCGCCAGCTTGCCCTGATCGGTCAGGACGTCGTTCGGCCATTTCAGCTTCACGCCTTGCGCCCCGAATTCATTCAACGCGCGCACGATCGCCACGCCCACCGCCAGGCTCAGCCCGGACAGCGCGTTCAGGCCGCACTCGAAGCGCCACAACAGCGAAAAGGTCAGCGCATTGCCCAGCCCGGAATGCCAGGCGCGCCCCAGTCGTCCGCGCCCCGCGGTCTGCAATTCCACCGCCAGCACGCTGCCGCTTGCAGCATTCGCCGCGGCGCGCTGCAGCAGCAAGGCATTGCTGGAAGTCGCCTGTGCCAGCACCTCGATGTCGAAGCGAGTCGCCTCCTTGCCCAGCAAGCGCAGGATCTCGTCGCGCTCCAGGCGTTGCCAGGGACGGGCCAGCCGGTAACCCCGCCCGCGGATGCGCTGCAGTTCTATGCCGTATTCCGCCACGCTTTCCAGCGCATTGAACACGCTGGCACGCGACAGGCCGAATTGCTGCGCCAGCGCTTCGCCGGAATGGAACTCCCCATCCGCCAGCAGCTCCAGCAGCCGCCAGGTACGCGCCTGGACCGAATCCGCATTCATTGCGGCATCCCCTCGTCCCGATGGGCACGCACTTCGAAAAAGCGCGCGATCTCGTCGCGGCGCTGCATCGCATCGCGGTAACCGAGATCGATCAGCGCGCTGCAATATTTTTTCTCGGACAACAGGAAGCTGACCAGCGTCGCATTGCCACTTTGCTTCCCTGCGCCGGCCAGACGCAGCAGCATGCGTATCGTCCAGGGCAGGTCGTGGGCATGGCTTGCGGCGATCTTGTCGATGGATTCGCTGGGCGAGATCACCAGCATCTCGACGTGCTTCAGGCCAGTGCGCTGACGCATATCCTCCGGCATCATCGAAACCAGGCGATTGACGGTCTGCACCCGCTCCAGGTCGACTTCCATGCTGTCGAGGAAAATGCTGTTCAACGCATGCCCGGCGATCTGCGCCAGCGAGGGATATTCGCTGCCATCCGGGTGCCGGCCTTGCTCGAGGCCGTCATTGGTGGAACCGACCACCAGGATGCGCGTCGCGCCCAGATGCAGCGCGGAACTGATCGGCGCGATCTGGCGCATCGACCCGTCGCCGAAGTATTCGCGGTTGATCAGGGTCGCGGGAAAGATGAACGGGATCGCAGAAGAGGCCAGCAAATGCCTGTTATCGATGCGCGTCGGCACGCCGATCCGCCGGGTTCGCCGCCATGGCGCGATCTCATCCACGCCCTGGTAGAACGTGACGGATTGCCCGGAACCGTAGCCGGATGCCGTGATGCTCAAAGCGCGCAACCGACCGGCATCGATGTGCGGTTGTATCTTGTCGCAGGGCAGGATCTCATCCAGCAACTCGGCCAAGGGCGAGTTGTCGAGCAAGGATATCTGCTTGAGTTTGTTGATCCCCAAGCCGCTCAGGATCATCCCTGCCAGCCACAACATGGTGTTGTTGAACACGCCGACCACATCGGTGCGGTAGATCTGGTTGGCGTGGAAATTCTTCCAGATGTTGTTGAGGTAGCCCACCCCCTTGCGGAAGTTCTGCGCGTTCACCGCGATGGTCGCGGCATTGAGTGCACCGGCCGAGGTGCCGCAGATCACCGGAAAGGGGTTATGCGCGCGGCGTGGCAGGAGTTCGGCGATCGCCTTGAGCACGCCGACCTGATAGGCGGCGCGCGCGCCGCCGCCGGTGAGTATCAGTCCGACGCGCTCTTCCATGTGCACGCTATTCGACTTCGGCCTTCACCGACTCCAGCGCGTCCTTCAGCGTCTCTTCTGGCAGCGCATTCAGCGCCTGGGACAGTACCTCCGCCGCATTTACCGCGCCATCCGGCAAACTCTTCTCATCGGTGTTCGCCACCAGCACTGCAGCCGCGCCGACCACCTTGAGCAGACGTGCGCGCTCGGCCATCAGCATCTCGATCTCATTGCTGAGCATTTCAACCTCTTGCTTGTTCATCGTGCTCTCCTAATGTGTTTTGACGCCGGCCACCGCCAGCGCGCTCATGTTGACGATGCGGCGCACGGTAGAGGTAGTGGTCAGGATATGCACCGATTTCGCCGCCCCCAGCAACACAGGCCCGATGGTGATCCCATCGCCCGCCAGTACCTTGAGCAGGTTGAAGGCGATGTTCGCCGCATCCAGACTGGGCATGACCAGGAGGTTGGCGTCGCCCTTCAGGCGCGAATCGGGGAACAACTGCGCGCGGATCGCGACGGAGACGGCGGCATCGCCGTGGATCTCGCCTTCCACTTCCAGTTCCGGCGCCCTCTGCTCCAGCAACTCGCGCGCGCGGCACATCTTGCGCGCCGAGGCATCGTCATGGCTGCCGAAGTTGGAATGAGACAGCAGCGCCACCCTCGGCGTGATGCCGAAGCGGCGAACTTCTTCCGCCGCCAGTAGCGTCATTTCGGCGATCTGCTCCTCAGTCGGATCGAGGTTCACATGCGTGTCGCAGATGAACAGCGTGTGCTCCCTCAACATCAGGATGTTCATCGCCGCGAACACCGATGCCCCTTGGCGCAAGCCGACCACGTCCTGCACGTGGCACAGATGTTCCTGCAGCTTCGCGGAGGTGCCGCACAGCATCGCATCGGCACGGCCTTCGCGCACCAGCGTCGCCGCGATCAGGGTCGGGTGGCGCGCATCGCTCGAACTATCCACCAGCTCGAAATCTTCGCCAACGCTGAGGCGCAGGCCAAGCTTCTCGATGCGCTGAGCGATGGCCGCGGCGTTGCCGACCAGGATGGGTTTCGCCAATCCTTCATCCACCACAACGCGCACCGCATGCAGCACACGCTCATCTTCGCCTTCGGCATACACCAGTCGTTGCGGGTGGCGCTTCGCCATCTCGAACACCGGCTTCATCAACAGGCCGGACTGGTACACGAAGTGAGATATCTGCTCGCGATACGCCCCCATGTCGGCGATGGGGCGCGTCGCCACGCCGCTGTCCATCGCGGCCTGCGCCACGGCGGGGGCGACGCGCTCGATCAGGCGCTGGTCGAACGGCTTGGGGATCAGGTAGTTCTCGCCGAAGCGCAATTCCTCGTCACCATACACTTCGGCCACCGCATGCGATTGCTCGGCGCAGGCAAGCTCTGCGATGGCACGCACCGCCGCGCGCTTCATCTCCTCGTTGATGGTGGTCGCCCCCACGTCGAGCGCGCCGCGGAACATATAGGGGAAGCACAGCGCGTTGTTCACCTGATTCGGATAATCCGACCGTCCGGTCGCGAGAATCGCATCGGGACGCACCGCCTTGGCGTGCTCCGGCAAAATTTCCGGATTGGGATTCGCCAGCGCGAAGATCAATGGCCGGTCGGCCATCAGTTTGACCATCTCCGGCTTTAGCACGCCGCCGGCGGAGAGGCCGAGGAACACGTCAGCACCCGCGATGACTTCACCCAGCG includes these proteins:
- a CDS encoding biotin--[acetyl-CoA-carboxylase] ligase encodes the protein MNADSVQARTWRLLELLADGEFHSGEALAQQFGLSRASVFNALESVAEYGIELQRIRGRGYRLARPWQRLERDEILRLLGKEATRFDIEVLAQATSSNALLLQRAAANAASGSVLAVELQTAGRGRLGRAWHSGLGNALTFSLLWRFECGLNALSGLSLAVGVAIVRALNEFGAQGVKLKWPNDVLTDQGKLAGVLIEAQGDMLGPSAVVIGIGLNCTLSVQLERQIDQPASALDEVCGNMPSRNQLLAALLRELAAVLQQFAQDGFAALRDEWERYHVHQQKTIQLRMPDGQIVSGIACGVSDSGELCVETAQGLRQFNSGEVGGLR
- a CDS encoding NADP-dependent malic enzyme, which translates into the protein MDKKLREAALQYHRQSPAGKITVEPSKPMLTQRDLALAYSPGVAAACEEIVRDPNEARNLTARGNLVAVISNGTAVLGLGNIGPLAGKPVMEGKGVLFKKFAGIDVFDIEIAENDPDKLVDIVAALEPTFGGINLEDIKAPECFYIERKLRERMSIPVFHDDQHGTAIIVGAAMLNGLKVVGKDIAKVKLVVSGAGAAALACLDMLVGLGVRMENITVTDIKGVVYKGRPEEMDDNKARYAVETSARTLGEVIAGADVFLGLSAGGVLKPEMVKLMADRPLIFALANPNPEILPEHAKAVRPDAILATGRSDYPNQVNNALCFPYMFRGALDVGATTINEEMKRAAVRAIAELACAEQSHAVAEVYGDEELRFGENYLIPKPFDQRLIERVAPAVAQAAMDSGVATRPIADMGAYREQISHFVYQSGLLMKPVFEMAKRHPQRLVYAEGEDERVLHAVRVVVDEGLAKPILVGNAAAIAQRIEKLGLRLSVGEDFELVDSSSDARHPTLIAATLVREGRADAMLCGTSAKLQEHLCHVQDVVGLRQGASVFAAMNILMLREHTLFICDTHVNLDPTEEQIAEMTLLAAEEVRRFGITPRVALLSHSNFGSHDDASARKMCRARELLEQRAPELEVEGEIHGDAAVSVAIRAQLFPDSRLKGDANLLVMPSLDAANIAFNLLKVLAGDGITIGPVLLGAAKSVHILTTTSTVRRIVNMSALAVAGVKTH
- a CDS encoding patatin-like phospholipase family protein, which gives rise to MEERVGLILTGGGARAAYQVGVLKAIAELLPRRAHNPFPVICGTSAGALNAATIAVNAQNFRKGVGYLNNIWKNFHANQIYRTDVVGVFNNTMLWLAGMILSGLGINKLKQISLLDNSPLAELLDEILPCDKIQPHIDAGRLRALSITASGYGSGQSVTFYQGVDEIAPWRRTRRIGVPTRIDNRHLLASSAIPFIFPATLINREYFGDGSMRQIAPISSALHLGATRILVVGSTNDGLEQGRHPDGSEYPSLAQIAGHALNSIFLDSMEVDLERVQTVNRLVSMMPEDMRQRTGLKHVEMLVISPSESIDKIAASHAHDLPWTIRMLLRLAGAGKQSGNATLVSFLLSEKKYCSALIDLGYRDAMQRRDEIARFFEVRAHRDEGMPQ